aatttgcacataggttcataagtGCATAAAAtaagataatcaagccgaatatgacagttgagcgaccgtgctagaaccacggaactcgggaatgcctaacaccttcacccgggttaacagaattcctcatccgaatttctggtgcgcagactattaaacagagtcattcttttcctcgattcgggattcaaccggtgacttgggacaccataaatctcttaagtggcgactctgaatctttaaataaaatcccgtttcgattgtcctttaattgaaaaaactcccttttacgtCCCTTAGCTGGGGGCGTagctgaaaaaggaggtgtgacaatttaGTTTGGATTTGAGTGTCAGGTGTGAAATCCGTCTAGCGAATAGTTTGACGATAACAAAGAAGCGCCATGGATGGTATAATCCATCTTTGTCTTCTTGAGATAGAGCAATGGGATCGTTTATTGTTGGTGGCTCTGGTGGGGCGTCCTCTAAGAGATAGTCAGTGTTGTAAGTGCTTGTGGTGGCTAATCTCTTATCCTCAAGTGCGTCCCTAACGAATTGATTATGAAGGGTTACGTCTTCCATTATTTGGTCCCTTGTGTTAGAGGGCTTGTTAGGAGGTCCCGACGGAATATGGTGCAAAGGCTCCATGGCAGAGAGTGGTGATAGGGTCATACTTGGTGGAAGCGTGTGCAAGTATGTTAGTCTTAGTTGTAAAGAGTGGCTagagtctctctctctctaaaattgTGTTGTTCTCCCTAAGTGTATTCTTTAATAAGCGGGCGCTTTATTGAGTAGAACCCCTTAGTTAAGTGacttttctttacaaacaaaagAAATATAATTTCACTAGGTAATTTTGAATAGTTAAATGACCATTTGATTTGATGGACCCCATTACTAATCGTATCCTCCGTTTTAACATATCGCATAGACACAACGTTATGAAAAATAAAGAGTTCTAAAGGTTCTCTTTTTCTACGTGCATTAGAATCTCTAATAAGACAAAAAGACTCTTAAAAAGTATAGAATCTAAAGTAAACACATTAACATGAATAAAATATAGAAGAATCAACCCAAATAGTCGCCCACCCAactgcttaaactaaaaataaccaGTAAagatataatatatgcataatttatgtattatatgtatATAGTCGTGTATATTcaatgtataatttatgtatatggctagaaaaagtaaataatGAATATAGACGTCATATATTCTTATTTTTCGCTAAAATTGCATTGATTCCAAGAGCTTGTAAGTCTTTCAAAACAACTTTTTCCATGGGATTTTCGGTGTATCTCGTCATGTTTAATATCTTCATTCACCAGGTTTCACCTAACTGACCGATGCATCTAGAGGACGACGCCAGGTATGGCCAAACCATCTTAGGTGATATTCTTCCATtttatcctcaatgtatgctagttGCACTTTATGGTAAATGTATGTCATTTTTTAATCTTATACTATTAGCATATGCATCTATATGATATTTATCTTATAGATATGTTAAACTTTAGAGGCAATATCCTTCGCTCTCATATATTTCTTATAAGTTATTATTGTTCTATAGATATGACATTTTATTTTGATAGGCATTTACACTGACCGTCATTCTACCGCAATCATCTTCCTTTATCATGGCCAGGGGCGAATTTGCTGTCCAAAATATGGGACACGTAAACCCATAATCTCTCTGCTAAACTAggtattttatgtacatatttgCTAGAATTTATCAAATATTATCCATTGCCCCCCTATGCTCCAGAAATGGTGCACTTGGTTAAATACTAAGTTATTTACTTAGAGGAATAAAGATCAATTTCTACTTAATACTTTTTTGTACACTTTTCTTTAGCTGTACACCATGTTCCaaaaatcctagatccgcctgaGGGCTTAGGGACCAATGTGAGCATGTTCACCCTAGAGAGTTCTAAAAAATCAAAATAGTTATTTTTAACTTGAAGTGAGGAAACTCCAATGCTTGCTTGATACTTTCAGTATATAAATTGAATTTGTAATTTTAAACTCGAAATAAAATGGACAAAGAAAATGTCTATCTGGCAGTAAGTGATTGGACTTGCACCCTATCATGTACACAACTAGGGgtgacaaaatggttaaaagagaACAGTTAACCATCCATATTATTCACTAAAAAATGGGTtcgataatgaactttttaaaaatgggtcaaatatggataagaaccatattatccatttagaaaatggataaccaatgagtaaccaatggataaccaatgagtctaacttttacatttgtaaagccttaAATTGGGGGTTCCTCGAGTTGGGGGgagggggcatttgcatctatacccgctttttgtgtcacgttttaacttgtgcccgctttgcaaaaaaaattgcaagcgtaccctctttttcgcataacttcagcatacagggctgaagtagcaaagacaatcacgcaaaacttcagcattctagtagacgggcctgaagtttttgttctctatttgcattgctgaagtttttgtttttgtaactgacgaacttcagctctacggctgaagtttttgttttgtaactgacgaacttcagctctagagctgaactttttatttttctaactggcgaacttcagctctagagctgaagtttttgttttgtaactggcgaacttcagatctagagctgaagttatttagttcatttagcCATGTGGGTCGGATCCAATGTTGCTAGGTATGCACCACGCCCACAAGGCGCCATTCTTACTCTCTTATACATGTCAATCAAACTACAAGTTGATCTTAGCTAAAATTTCTGCAACAAAGACACCGCTTTCTGGATATGCCAATCTTTCTGTTCTATAAATATGCCCCACTGTAACTTTCAGTTATGTTTCTTATAGTGTAGTCAATCGTAGTGGCTGAAACAACCCTAGTATGAGACAAAAGTAGTTAGTTCTTGAATGTAAATGCATAATGACAAATTTTAATGGCTAAAAACTTTAACCAGCAGAACTGAAAGTTACTACTCATATTTATGACAATTATCTCATGAACTAAAGttccatagcagcaccaacagtggcagcagaagaaagaagaagaagaagaagaagaagaagaagaagaagaagaagaagaagaaaacgaaggaggagaatgAGGAGGAGAAATTGgtctgaagttatttaaaaagtgagtacaagttaaaaattttaaaaaaaatgggtatatgttaaatgagagcgaccaaatagggcgccccatgcaatttttacaAGTTAggaagactaagaattctcccaaaagtgatcatatacaaGAAGTCATAGATAATATGGGTAACTCATATTATCCGCCagttaacccgttttttatccgtattaaatatggatcgGGTCGAATACTTGATCCGTTTTTTTATTACCCGTTTTCGATCCGAACCATATCCGATCCGCCCGCCCGTTTGCCACTTCTATACACAACATTACACAGGCACCCAATTTACGTGAATGACAACGAGCCCTCCAGCGTTTCCACAACCAAACAATTGAACGTGGAAAACGAGAAACCACAACTACCGCAAAATCTAGAATTATGCAAAACTGAAACAACACAGACATAGGAAGCACCGTCCTTAGTTTTGTTTAGTCAGCAAATAACGGCCAGTACCTATTCCCTATGAGATTTCCATTCTTACCGTGCCCAGCTGGTAACCAGTCAACAAATGTGCTGATGCATATGTTCTTCTTATCCAAAACAAAATATCAAATGCTCCCCCATTCTCGCATTTTATCCATTACTAATACTCTCCTTTTCTTCCTCAAGGTAAATTGCTGCGGTGCAGTATTTTCTTCAGACCGGAACAAATTCCCATATCAAATCAAGAATACCCGTAATTTCCAGAATACAATGCTCCACCTTTCACGTCTTTTTCAATCTTATTACAAAAATCATAGCCTCAACTTTTCTCTTCCTTATTAATACCTCCCTTGCCTTTTTTTCCCTTGACCTTTGTGGGTCCTGTACATAATCGATTCATCGATTGTATTTCATTATATTAAGCTATAGATATGGTGTTAGTTGAGGCATTTATGGAGATACTTGAAAGACCGACGATTGGGGCAGTATTTATAGAGATTATGATGTTTCTTGGTCCAGTTTGGATTGCCTTTCTTTTAGGTATTACGGTTGGTTGGATTTGGAAACCCAAATGGGCTAGCTGGAAAAATTGTAAATTTGATTTTTCAGCACCTTCTTCCCCCACTGCTTTGGTTCCTTCACCGTCTAAAAGCTTGGAATTAACCGAAACAAAGAGCTTTCATTCCTCTAAGGCTCATACCCCTAGTTTTGGTTCTTATGTGGATGCTCCCTCAGAAATTGAACAATTTGAGAGTGGGTAAGTTAATTCCTACTTTCTTGATCAAATCGTTGGTTTGTTAAGTAGATTGGACGGGGTAACTCATTTGCGTTTTGTCTTTTTTTGTATAGTCCATCGCAGCTGAATACATTACCAATAACAGATGAAGATTTGAAACATTTATGGCATCTTGTTGAGAGGAAAGACGGAGGCCCTCCGTGGAAACACATGATGGATGGCTCTACGCCTACTATGAGTTATCAAGCGTGGCAGCGAGATCCTGAGGTAGTAAAGGCTTCATTTCtttttttgataaaaataaataaaattaacgtGGTCGGCAGGATTCGAACCTGCGCGGGCAAAGCCCACATGATTTCTAGTCATGCCCGATAACCACTCCGGCACGACCACTTTGCTATAGACTAATACTTCATTATATTGCTGTCTCTTTTGCCTGACTTGTTTATTGATTTTTCTATATTGTTTTTGCTAGAGTGGCCCCCCTGAATATTGCAGCAGAACTGTGTATGAGGATGCAACACCTGAACTGTTGAGGGATTTTTTCTGGGATGATGAGTTTCGGCTAAAGTGGGATGACATGCTTGTACATGCAGAAACTATTGAGGAATGCCCCATAACTGGAACAATGATAGTGCATTGGGTTCGAAAGGTAAGAAGACGCAACGTATGTACGCTTTTGCTGCATTCTCAGAATTTTGTTTAGCTAATAGTTAAATCATCAAATGTTTTTTGTGCAGTTCCCATTTTTCTGCAGTGACAGAGAATATTTATTTGGTCGTCGAATATGGGAGTCAGGAAGGTCATATTATTGTGTAACAAAGGTACAGGACTTCGACTTTTTCCCCCCtcttttattcttattttgtATAATATTGTATCCAAATGAGTTTAAACGGAGCGACCTGGTAGGATTAAGGTGTTATTGTTGTGGTTGATGtttcaattcttcatttcttcatttcttcgTTGTCGGCTGACATGAAATGGGAACTTACTAAGTTTAAGTTGGTGTCATGTTACACTTACAGAGGCTGCCTCTTTCCATGAGTGTGATTCAAGTCTTAAAAGATTATTGAAACAACGTGCTGTTTACTTGAGTTACTTCCATAAATGAAGCGTCTAGGACTAAAGAAATGGATCAATTTGTTAAGCAGATTGTTGCCTGATATCAATAGCTGCAGAGTCCACTTTGCAGCTTTGAGTAATTCAGAAACTCCGGAGGAGCTGTTGCGAAACTTCCTGTCTCTCTACGCAGTCCAACTATCAGATTATCTAGTTGTTAGATCATACTTATTGTGGCATTGAGACTTATGCTGTGAAGAGTCACAAGACCATGATTCCTTTTGATACTGAATATTAACAAAATAGTGCTGTGAAGAATGTAGTTGACAGCAGCTTACTTCTGGGATCCTCTAATTTTCACAAAATCCTTCTTTGGACTTTGATTAGAGAATCGAGCATGGGCAGAGCTAGAGAgagctgaaaaataaaaaatattctcCTTCTATGCCAGCGTTAACGAACTTCCTACAGACCTTTGACATTACCACATCCTAGTGGCCTCAATTCTCTCTGCCATAAAACATGTTTCACCCTCTCCTCCACCCCGCCACACAAAAACAGTGGAGAGAAATGAATGAATTGCCACATGCTTTCTTTATTCTCCTTCGTATGTTTAAC
This sequence is a window from Nicotiana sylvestris chromosome 3, ASM39365v2, whole genome shotgun sequence. Protein-coding genes within it:
- the LOC104244732 gene encoding uncharacterized protein; the encoded protein is MVLVEAFMEILERPTIGAVFIEIMMFLGPVWIAFLLGITVGWIWKPKWASWKNCKFDFSAPSSPTALVPSPSKSLELTETKSFHSSKAHTPSFGSYVDAPSEIEQFESGPSQLNTLPITDEDLKHLWHLVERKDGGPPWKHMMDGSTPTMSYQAWQRDPESGPPEYCSRTVYEDATPELLRDFFWDDEFRLKWDDMLVHAETIEECPITGTMIVHWVRKFPFFCSDREYLFGRRIWESGRSYYCVTKGVPCPSVPRKDKPRRVDLYYSSWYIQAVESRRGNGQLTACEVLLFHYEDMGIPWEIAKFGVRQGMWGLVRKIERGFRSYQKSRASNMKISRCAFMAQVNTKIDPEYLKLMEGDVEESSGTEVQVSPAKSEGINVPKLLIIGGALIVACTLDRGIIPKALLFNVAKRFGNIGRRASPRA